A window of Rhizobium sp. CIAT894 contains these coding sequences:
- the tssI gene encoding type VI secretion system tip protein TssI/VgrG encodes MVESRIESLLRHNRFVAVTSAASELNEISLRRLSGTERLGEPFLYEVKLASRNPVQNFATIPGQNLTIGLKLKDSQTRFFNGVVTRFQYLGLDDTEHLNYVAQVRPWISLLEHRSNSRVFQNKTSIEIITTIFREHKGNFKNQTARRFPQRPYCVQYDETDLAFVSRLMEQDGIYYYFEHAEDQHDLVLVDNAASHMACTPEIVETHHNLRPARSLYQEDVILHWDEVVSLQPNKVVLRDYDHEKPMAELTSVARVPPVRTGGIPPCKLTGSAITRPRESVAVRTGETSSASSGCTAMREVFEYPGQYTKKSDGDFYATIRAEELACNAYRARIESTARQITTGSLFKAANPFYYGQVGSRPKPTDRFLAVGQDFTVIGEVGDDLTADTVGGKGERFLYHSNVEIIPATTQYRPRRRTPARLIHGPQTAVVVGPEGESIATDKYGRVKVQFFWDREGGKNENSSCWIRVAQNFAGKGFGNLVVPRIGHEVVVDFIHGNPDTPLVTGVVYNGSNLPPETLPTDKTRSTFRTHTDGGAANAYNELRFEDKQGREEVYLKAQKNHTVEVGNIYSIDVKRHFLLTSGGAAPDSPAAAALGSRVEVTPDKIRLVVSGRTGPQAIEISGDGIAIIGTMIGVMATPPRLGSIVSMPPPTPGPPTPSIMKLIATLGLPPVTPE; translated from the coding sequence ATGGTCGAGTCAAGAATCGAGAGTCTCTTAAGGCACAATCGTTTTGTTGCGGTCACTTCGGCCGCGTCCGAGTTGAATGAAATCTCTCTCCGGCGGCTCAGTGGCACCGAGCGGCTGGGGGAACCTTTCCTCTACGAGGTGAAGCTCGCCAGCCGCAATCCAGTTCAGAACTTTGCTACGATCCCCGGTCAAAACCTGACAATCGGCCTTAAGCTCAAGGACTCGCAAACGCGCTTCTTCAACGGTGTTGTTACGCGCTTCCAATATCTCGGCCTCGACGATACCGAGCACCTCAACTACGTGGCGCAGGTGCGGCCGTGGATTTCATTGCTCGAGCATCGCTCTAACAGTCGGGTCTTTCAGAACAAGACGAGCATCGAGATCATCACCACGATTTTTCGAGAACATAAAGGCAATTTCAAGAATCAGACCGCCCGACGGTTCCCACAGCGCCCATATTGCGTCCAGTACGATGAAACGGATCTGGCCTTCGTCAGCCGCCTCATGGAGCAGGACGGCATCTACTACTATTTTGAACATGCTGAGGACCAACATGACCTGGTGCTGGTCGACAACGCCGCGAGTCACATGGCCTGCACGCCTGAGATCGTAGAGACCCACCACAATCTCAGGCCTGCCCGAAGTCTTTACCAAGAAGATGTCATCCTGCATTGGGACGAGGTCGTATCGCTACAGCCGAACAAGGTCGTTCTCAGGGACTATGACCATGAGAAGCCGATGGCAGAACTGACGTCTGTCGCGCGTGTTCCTCCCGTGAGGACAGGCGGCATTCCGCCATGCAAGCTCACGGGAAGCGCCATCACCCGACCGCGGGAGAGCGTGGCGGTCAGAACGGGCGAGACCTCGTCGGCAAGCAGCGGCTGCACGGCAATGCGGGAGGTCTTCGAGTATCCAGGCCAGTATACAAAAAAAAGCGATGGCGATTTCTACGCCACCATCCGTGCCGAGGAACTCGCCTGCAACGCTTATCGCGCGCGGATCGAAAGCACTGCGCGCCAGATAACGACCGGGTCATTATTCAAGGCGGCAAATCCCTTCTACTACGGCCAGGTCGGTTCCCGCCCGAAACCCACCGATCGCTTTCTGGCAGTCGGACAGGACTTCACTGTCATCGGTGAGGTGGGGGACGATCTCACTGCGGACACCGTGGGGGGGAAGGGCGAGCGGTTCCTCTATCACAGCAACGTAGAGATTATCCCCGCGACAACCCAGTACCGACCGAGGCGCCGCACACCGGCGCGGTTGATTCACGGACCGCAGACGGCCGTCGTCGTGGGCCCCGAGGGCGAGTCGATCGCGACGGATAAGTACGGCCGTGTGAAGGTTCAGTTCTTCTGGGACCGAGAAGGCGGAAAGAACGAGAACAGCTCCTGCTGGATTCGGGTGGCCCAGAACTTCGCTGGTAAGGGTTTTGGCAACCTGGTCGTCCCACGGATCGGCCATGAGGTCGTGGTTGATTTCATCCACGGCAATCCCGACACGCCCCTGGTGACCGGCGTCGTATACAATGGCTCAAATCTGCCGCCTGAAACCCTGCCGACCGACAAAACGCGGTCGACCTTCCGGACGCATACCGATGGCGGCGCCGCTAATGCCTACAATGAACTGCGCTTTGAGGACAAGCAGGGCCGTGAGGAGGTCTATTTGAAGGCCCAGAAGAATCATACCGTCGAGGTCGGGAATATCTACAGCATCGACGTCAAGAGACACTTCCTCCTGACCTCGGGCGGCGCCGCGCCCGACTCCCCTGCCGCAGCGGCCTTAGGTAGCCGCGTCGAGGTAACACCCGACAAGATCCGCCTTGTAGTATCGGGCAGAACCGGCCCGCAGGCCATCGAAATCAGCGGCGATGGGATCGCCATTATCGGCACGATGATTGGCGTTATGGCAACACCTCCGCGGCTCGGGTCCATCGTCTCCATGCCGCCGCCGACACCGGGTCCACCCACGCCGTCGATAATGAAGCTTATTGCGACACTCGGGCTGCCGCCTGTTACGCCCGAGTGA
- the tssF gene encoding type VI secretion system baseplate subunit TssF → MDPRLLRLYNDELAYMREMGAEFARAFPKVAARLGMESAEVADPYVERLLEGFAFMAARVQLKLQSRFPEFTQHLLEMVYPHFLPPLPSMTIVRFEPDQDAGRLENGYLVPRGTKLLGRLAPGAVTHCEFRTAHDVHLWPIVVSAADYFSTPGQIAALDLPARQDAKAALRLRLRTTNGMPFNKLGLEALTLHLTGPGGIGAALAEQLLGDACNIIARPVGRPIPWQEKIPVHALQQRGLEPSCALLPEVPRSFDGYRLLQEYFALAERTLFVEVSGLADAVALSTAETLEIVFALRRVEPRLERQLGPQNIVLFATPAINLFERQADLVHVSDKNTEHHVIVDRMRPLDFEVHSILEMSGDGAKNEAAPVRFYPFYSISAHGQEEQHSRYYAIRREQRLMSEHQRLNGARTGYIGSETFVSLVDRQAAPYSAELRHLSVNCLCSNRDLALLLPIGRDETDFTLEIGAPVTATRCVSPPSRPRHSFANGDITWRLISHLSLNYLSISNSDRNDHRGAEALRELLRLYVDPVNAFASRQIDGIREIRSRPAVRRLSSGGQAAVARGIEVGIILDEAAFEGVGIFPLASVLNQFFAKYVSINSFTEMVVSTLQRGEVMRWPTMAGRRAIL, encoded by the coding sequence ATGGATCCCCGGCTCCTGCGACTGTACAACGACGAACTTGCTTATATGCGCGAGATGGGGGCCGAGTTCGCCCGTGCATTCCCGAAGGTCGCCGCCCGGCTCGGGATGGAATCAGCGGAGGTCGCCGACCCCTACGTCGAGCGGCTTCTGGAAGGCTTCGCTTTCATGGCGGCGCGGGTGCAATTGAAGCTTCAGTCTCGCTTTCCGGAATTCACCCAGCACCTCCTGGAGATGGTCTATCCGCATTTTCTACCGCCGCTCCCCTCGATGACGATCGTCCGTTTCGAGCCCGACCAGGATGCCGGACGACTTGAAAATGGATACCTCGTGCCGCGGGGAACCAAGCTTTTGGGCCGTCTTGCTCCGGGCGCCGTCACACATTGCGAGTTCCGCACGGCCCATGATGTGCATCTCTGGCCAATTGTGGTGAGCGCTGCCGATTATTTTTCGACGCCGGGGCAGATCGCCGCACTGGATCTTCCGGCCCGGCAAGATGCGAAGGCTGCTTTGCGACTACGCCTTCGCACCACCAATGGCATGCCGTTCAATAAACTCGGACTAGAGGCTCTCACACTGCACCTAACAGGCCCCGGTGGCATCGGCGCCGCACTCGCCGAACAGCTTCTCGGTGACGCATGCAATATCATAGCCCGTCCGGTCGGCCGGCCTATCCCTTGGCAGGAAAAGATTCCGGTTCATGCGCTGCAGCAACGCGGTTTGGAGCCGAGCTGTGCTCTCCTGCCCGAGGTGCCACGCTCTTTCGACGGGTACCGTCTCCTACAGGAGTATTTCGCCCTCGCGGAGCGGACGTTGTTCGTCGAGGTTAGCGGGCTGGCAGACGCAGTAGCCCTGTCAACTGCCGAGACCCTTGAGATCGTCTTCGCACTCAGACGTGTCGAGCCACGGCTGGAACGACAGCTCGGGCCCCAAAATATCGTTCTCTTCGCAACGCCCGCGATTAATCTCTTCGAACGCCAGGCAGATCTCGTCCACGTGAGCGACAAGAACACCGAGCATCATGTGATTGTTGACAGGATGAGGCCGCTCGACTTTGAGGTCCACTCGATCCTCGAGATGAGCGGAGACGGGGCGAAAAACGAAGCGGCTCCCGTGAGGTTCTACCCGTTCTATAGCATCAGCGCGCACGGTCAGGAGGAGCAGCATTCCAGATACTACGCGATCCGCCGGGAGCAGCGCCTCATGTCGGAGCACCAGCGTCTAAATGGCGCGCGGACTGGCTACATCGGCAGCGAAACGTTCGTTTCTCTAGTTGATCGCCAGGCGGCTCCCTATTCGGCGGAACTCCGGCATTTGTCTGTAAACTGCCTGTGCTCGAACCGGGATCTGGCGCTGCTGCTGCCGATCGGCCGGGACGAGACAGACTTCACCCTGGAAATCGGCGCTCCAGTTACCGCCACCCGGTGCGTATCGCCCCCGAGCCGACCGCGCCACTCCTTCGCCAATGGCGATATCACTTGGCGATTAATTAGCCATCTTTCACTGAACTACCTCTCGATCAGCAATTCCGATAGGAACGACCACCGGGGCGCAGAAGCGCTACGTGAACTCCTCCGCCTCTACGTCGATCCAGTCAATGCCTTCGCCTCACGGCAGATCGACGGGATCCGGGAGATTCGGTCCAGGCCTGCGGTCAGGCGATTGTCCAGCGGTGGACAAGCCGCCGTAGCACGTGGGATTGAGGTTGGTATCATCCTGGACGAAGCGGCCTTCGAAGGCGTTGGCATCTTTCCGCTCGCCTCCGTGCTCAACCAGTTCTTCGCGAAATACGTATCCATCAACAGCTTCACCGAGATGGTCGTCTCGACGCTACAGCGCGGGGAGGTAATGCGATGGCCGACGATGGCCGGCCGCCGGGCGATCCTTTGA
- the tssE gene encoding type VI secretion system baseplate subunit TssE, with product MGRDVKRDLVQPSLLDRLTDDEPRSSCEAQDKRSFSVRQLEEVILRDVSWLLNTNQLGATVDLQAYPHVAASALNYGAWPLSGQIREGMDKSALREAIIESLQRFEPRLLPDTLKVTVLDDGQGCGTFRFRIEADLWAQPLPVRMVMRTEVDSELESARVHLGTEIS from the coding sequence ATGGGCAGAGATGTTAAGCGGGATCTCGTGCAACCATCCCTCCTGGACCGGCTTACGGACGATGAGCCGCGCAGCTCGTGTGAAGCGCAGGACAAGCGCAGCTTCTCTGTTCGCCAACTGGAAGAGGTGATTCTACGCGATGTTTCCTGGTTGTTGAACACCAATCAATTGGGTGCAACCGTAGATCTACAAGCGTACCCTCACGTAGCGGCCAGTGCACTTAATTATGGTGCCTGGCCTCTCAGCGGACAAATTCGCGAAGGCATGGATAAGAGCGCATTGCGCGAAGCGATAATCGAGAGCCTTCAGCGCTTTGAGCCGCGTCTCTTACCGGACACCCTGAAGGTCACGGTCCTGGACGATGGTCAGGGTTGCGGCACTTTTCGCTTTAGGATCGAAGCCGATCTGTGGGCGCAGCCATTGCCGGTGCGAATGGTGATGCGTACGGAGGTAGATTCCGAGCTCGAATCCGCCCGCGTTCATCTCGGTACAGAGATAAGCTGA
- a CDS encoding type VI secretion system tube protein Hcp → MAFDAVIKFTQASKDGILPKGESIILKDGITLADEWSFSLENKLNIGPHTAGAGAGKAEFEVFTIKKQVDTSSPSLYVACGRGAHFNSVELKLFKATGSGQATSESNLFLHWSFNMLVVEKVEWSYAEEAPEETITFRFGACKVIYYRQDEKGALTKAGEGIWNQIANSTDFNRLVG, encoded by the coding sequence ATGGCGTTCGACGCGGTTATAAAATTCACGCAAGCGTCCAAGGACGGCATTTTGCCCAAGGGCGAATCTATCATTCTAAAGGACGGTATCACCCTAGCGGACGAATGGAGCTTTTCACTCGAAAACAAGCTGAACATTGGGCCTCATACCGCCGGGGCGGGCGCGGGCAAGGCCGAATTCGAGGTCTTCACTATCAAGAAGCAGGTGGATACGTCATCGCCCTCTCTGTACGTTGCCTGTGGTCGCGGCGCCCACTTCAATAGCGTCGAACTGAAACTTTTCAAAGCGACGGGGAGCGGACAAGCTACATCAGAATCGAACCTGTTCTTGCACTGGAGTTTCAACATGCTGGTAGTCGAGAAGGTCGAGTGGTCCTATGCGGAAGAGGCCCCCGAGGAGACGATCACATTCCGGTTCGGCGCCTGCAAGGTCATTTATTACAGGCAGGATGAAAAAGGCGCTCTTACCAAAGCTGGCGAGGGCATCTGGAACCAAATCGCGAACAGCACCGACTTCAATAGGCTCGTCGGCTGA
- the tssC gene encoding type VI secretion system contractile sheath large subunit, with protein sequence MMPADATDVQVATVDLGDFTRMLRFEFKIRSDHSRDLVESAVRTLAEQALQNTSLISDDVVTTIQAMIASIDQKLSAQLNEILHHENFQRVESAWRGLHHLAINTETDETLKIRVLPVSKVEMSRTLRKYKGVTWDQSPLFKKIYEDEYGQIGGEPYGCLIADYYFDHTPPDVELLSGLAQIAAASHSPLISAVSPHLLQMDSWRELANPRDITKIFLTPEHAPWRAFRESENSRYVALTLPRTLGRLPYGAKTNPVDEFAFEEDTDGGDSEKYLWTNAAYAMGVNITRSFKLYGWLSRIRGVESGGLVEGLPVHTFRSDDGGVDLKCPTEIAISDRREAELSKNGLLPLLHRKNTDLGVFIGAQTINKPVKYEDPDASANAELSARLPYIFATCRFAHYLKCMVRDKIGTFKERHEVEEWLNQWIQGYVHPSPELGSEESKAQQPLSSAEVKVEEVEDNPGYYVARFYMRPHYQLEGLTISLRLVSRLPSARKD encoded by the coding sequence ATGATGCCTGCAGATGCCACAGATGTACAGGTCGCCACCGTTGATCTCGGCGATTTCACCCGCATGCTTCGATTCGAGTTCAAGATCCGCTCGGACCACTCCCGTGACTTGGTGGAGAGTGCCGTCCGAACACTGGCCGAGCAGGCACTTCAAAACACGTCGCTGATCAGCGACGATGTCGTCACGACTATCCAAGCAATGATTGCTTCGATCGACCAGAAGCTTTCTGCACAACTCAACGAGATCCTCCATCACGAAAATTTCCAGCGCGTGGAATCAGCTTGGCGGGGCTTGCATCACCTTGCCATCAACACCGAAACCGATGAAACGTTGAAGATTCGCGTTCTCCCAGTTTCAAAGGTGGAGATGTCCCGAACTCTGCGGAAATATAAGGGTGTCACCTGGGATCAGAGTCCGCTATTCAAAAAAATTTACGAAGACGAATACGGCCAAATCGGCGGTGAACCCTATGGCTGCCTGATTGCCGACTACTATTTCGACCATACCCCACCGGACGTAGAGTTGCTTTCGGGACTGGCGCAGATCGCGGCGGCGAGCCACTCACCGCTTATATCTGCCGTCTCACCACATCTGCTGCAGATGGATTCTTGGCGTGAGCTTGCGAACCCGCGTGACATCACAAAAATCTTCCTCACGCCCGAACATGCCCCTTGGCGGGCGTTCCGCGAGAGCGAGAACTCTCGGTACGTGGCCCTGACCTTACCACGCACCCTTGGCCGGCTGCCCTACGGGGCCAAAACCAACCCGGTCGATGAATTCGCCTTCGAGGAGGACACAGACGGCGGCGACAGCGAGAAATACCTTTGGACGAACGCAGCCTACGCCATGGGCGTAAATATCACGCGCTCGTTCAAGCTCTATGGCTGGCTCTCCAGAATTCGTGGCGTCGAATCCGGCGGCCTGGTCGAGGGTCTGCCGGTACATACCTTCCGCAGCGACGACGGTGGCGTCGACCTAAAATGCCCCACTGAGATCGCGATCAGCGACCGCCGTGAGGCCGAACTGTCCAAAAACGGTCTTCTACCGCTGTTGCACCGCAAAAACACGGACCTCGGCGTATTTATTGGCGCTCAAACTATTAACAAGCCGGTCAAATACGAAGACCCCGACGCGTCAGCGAACGCCGAACTCAGTGCCCGGCTACCCTACATCTTCGCAACCTGCCGCTTCGCACATTATTTGAAGTGTATGGTCCGGGACAAGATTGGCACGTTCAAGGAGCGCCACGAGGTCGAGGAGTGGCTCAACCAATGGATTCAGGGCTATGTCCACCCCTCGCCCGAGCTTGGGAGCGAAGAGAGTAAGGCACAGCAGCCGCTCTCCTCAGCCGAGGTCAAGGTGGAAGAGGTCGAAGATAATCCCGGATATTACGTTGCGAGATTTTACATGCGGCCACACTACCAGCTCGAAGGCCTAACCATCTCTTTGAGACTTGTCTCGCGCCTGCCATCCGCCCGCAAGGACTGA
- the tssB gene encoding type VI secretion system contractile sheath small subunit, whose protein sequence is MTKASSQKFIARVRPPRVQIEYDVETYGSQKKVQLPFVVGVMSDLAGNAAEPLAPVAERKMMEIDIDNFDDRLRSLRPRVVMRVPNLLTGEGQLAVDLTFERLEDFSPAAVARKVDSLSRLLEARTELSNLLAYMDGKNGAEELLTHFLADSALLSALGNGIETEKPDAVVAAPPLASPDTEEN, encoded by the coding sequence ATGACAAAGGCGAGTAGTCAAAAGTTCATCGCGCGGGTTCGTCCGCCTCGCGTACAGATCGAATACGACGTCGAGACCTATGGCTCTCAGAAGAAGGTTCAGCTTCCCTTCGTGGTCGGCGTGATGTCCGACCTCGCCGGCAATGCTGCCGAGCCGCTTGCCCCTGTCGCGGAGCGCAAGATGATGGAGATCGATATCGACAATTTCGATGATCGGCTCAGATCGCTGAGGCCCAGGGTGGTGATGCGGGTGCCGAACCTATTGACCGGAGAAGGCCAACTCGCTGTCGACTTGACGTTCGAGCGGCTCGAAGATTTCTCGCCGGCGGCCGTGGCGCGCAAGGTCGACAGCCTTAGCAGGCTGCTCGAGGCGCGAACGGAGCTCTCCAATCTGCTGGCCTATATGGACGGGAAGAACGGTGCCGAAGAGTTGCTCACCCACTTCCTCGCGGATTCGGCACTGCTAAGCGCCCTCGGCAATGGCATCGAGACTGAGAAGCCTGATGCAGTGGTTGCCGCTCCGCCATTGGCATCCCCAGACACAGAGGAGAACTGA
- the tssA gene encoding type VI secretion system protein TssA: MLDADHLLKPISDGNACGDALDYDLSFLELEIASHGKPHQQIGDSIATEEAPDWTEVWRLGLDLSARTKDLRVGILLTRSALSQFGFSGLSRGLELLAAYVELYWSELHPRPDPEDDEDQTVRLNALASLCDLSGLLAEIRQVPLTSSRQFGTFTLRDWAGALRSQSTEIDRSTIEHAFIDTDPLQLEQISTGLHASLAAATHLDASVRQHVASDEAVRFDPLIVLLTQAKDLVDAHRKRAQPAAPASPLPDSSKASYPEVIRNRDDVVEILGRICHWYQVNEPASPLPALLERAQRLVSKDFMALIKELAPEGVAQYRSIAGLAVGEGT; the protein is encoded by the coding sequence ATGCTCGATGCAGATCATCTATTAAAACCGATCAGCGACGGCAACGCATGCGGGGATGCTCTCGATTACGATTTGAGCTTCCTGGAGCTGGAGATAGCGTCGCATGGCAAGCCGCACCAGCAGATAGGCGACTCCATCGCCACCGAGGAGGCTCCCGATTGGACAGAGGTGTGGCGGCTTGGCCTCGACCTTTCTGCCCGCACTAAGGATCTAAGAGTCGGCATCTTGCTCACACGATCCGCCCTCAGTCAGTTCGGCTTCTCTGGTCTAAGTCGGGGGCTTGAGCTGCTCGCGGCCTATGTCGAGCTCTACTGGTCAGAGCTACATCCGCGACCGGATCCAGAAGATGACGAAGATCAGACCGTTCGCCTCAACGCTCTAGCGAGCCTCTGCGATCTCTCCGGGCTCTTGGCAGAAATACGCCAAGTCCCACTCACCTCCTCCAGGCAATTCGGGACTTTTACGCTCCGCGATTGGGCTGGTGCGCTACGGTCCCAATCTACGGAAATTGATCGTTCGACCATCGAGCACGCCTTCATCGACACCGACCCACTGCAGCTCGAGCAGATCAGCACTGGTCTCCACGCCAGCCTGGCAGCCGCCACCCATCTAGACGCGAGTGTTCGGCAGCACGTCGCGAGTGACGAGGCCGTTCGATTCGACCCTCTGATAGTGCTACTCACCCAGGCCAAGGATCTGGTCGACGCCCATCGGAAAAGGGCCCAGCCTGCAGCCCCGGCATCTCCATTGCCAGACTCTAGCAAGGCCTCTTACCCCGAAGTGATCCGCAACCGCGATGACGTTGTCGAAATTCTTGGCCGCATTTGCCACTGGTACCAGGTGAATGAGCCCGCGAGCCCACTGCCAGCCCTCCTGGAGCGCGCGCAGCGACTTGTCTCGAAGGACTTCATGGCTCTTATCAAAGAGTTGGCGCCAGAAGGGGTTGCCCAATACCGTTCGATTGCCGGTCTGGCGGTCGGCGAGGGCACGTGA